In Ovis aries strain OAR_USU_Benz2616 breed Rambouillet chromosome 13, ARS-UI_Ramb_v3.0, whole genome shotgun sequence, the following are encoded in one genomic region:
- the CDS2 gene encoding phosphatidate cytidylyltransferase 2, translating into MTELRQRVAREPEAPPEDKESESEAKADGETASDSESRVEAATLPPSADDTPEVLNRALSNLSSRWKNWWVRGILTLAMIAFFFIIIYLGPMVLMMIVMCVQIKCFHEIITIGYNVYHSYDLPWFRTLSWYFLLCVNYFFYGETVTDYFFTLVQREEPLRILSKYHRFISFTLYLTGFCMFVLSLVKKHYRLQFYMFGWTHVTLLIVVTQSHLVIHNLFEGMIWFIVPISCVICNDIMAYMFGFFFGRTPLIKLSPKKTWEGFIGGFFATVVFGLLLSYVMSGYRCFVCPVEYNNDTNSFTVDCEPSGLFRLQEYNIPGVIQSIIGWKTVRMYPFQIHSIALSTFASLIGPFGGFFASGFKRAFKIKDFANTIPGHGGIMDRFDCQYLMATFVNVYIASFIRGPNPSKLVQQFLTLRPDQQLHIFNTLKSHLTDKGMLTAATEDK; encoded by the exons GAGTCAGAGTCAGAAGCAAAGGCAGATGGAGAGACTGCATCAGACAGTGAAAGCCGAGTGGAAGCTGCCACCCTACCACCCTCTGCAGATGATACCCCAGAGGTTCTCAACAGGGCCCTTTCCAACTTGTCTTCAAG ATGGAAGAACTGGTGGGTGAGAGGCATCCTGACTTTGGCGATGATTGCATTTTTCTTCATTATCATTTACTTGGGACCAATGGTTTTGATGATGATT GTGATGTGTGTTCAGATCAAGTGTTTCCATGAGATTATTACTATTGGCTACAATGTGTACCACTCCTATGACCTGCCCTGGTTCAGAACCCTCAGCTG GTACTTTCTGCTGTGtgtaaattatttcttctatGGCGAAACAGTGACGGATTATTTCTTCACTCTGGTCCAGAGAGAGGAGCCTCTGCGGATTCTCAGTAAATACCACCGATTCATTTCCTTTACTCTCTATCTAACAG GATTCTGCATGTTTGTGCTGAGTCTGGTCAAGAAGCATTATCGATTGCAGTTCTACATG TTTGGCTGGACCCATGTAACATTACTGATTGTTGTAACACAGTCACATCTTGTTATCCACAACCTATTTGAAGGAATGATCTG GTTCATTGTCCCCATTTCTTGTGTGATCTGTAATGACATCATGGCCTATATGTTTGGCTTCTTCTTTGGTCGGACCCCACTTATCAAG CTGTCCCCGAAGAAGACCTGGGAAGGCTTCATTGGGGGCTTCTTTGCTACTGTGGTCTTTGGCCTTCTG CTGTCCTATGTGATGTCTGGGTACAGATGTTTTGTCTGCCCTGTGGAGTACAACAATGATACCAACAGCTTCACTGTGGACTGTGAGCCCTCGGGCCTGTTTCGGCTGCAGGAGTACAATATTCCTGGGGTGATCCAATCGATCATTGGCTGG AAAACAGTGCGGATGTACCCCTTCCAGATTCACAGCATTGCCCTCTCTACTTTTGCCTCGCTCATCGGCCCCTTCGGAGGGTTCTTCGCTAGTGGATTCAAACGAGCCTTTAAGATCAAA GACTTTGCCAATACCATTCCTGGCCATGGAGGCATCATGGATCGCTTTGACTGCCAGTATCTGATGGCCACCTTTGTCAATGTGTATATTGCTAGTTTTATCAG GGGCCCAAACCCAAGTAAGCTGGTTCAGCAGTTCCTGACCTTGAGGCCAGATCAGCAACTCCATATCTTCAACACGCTCAAGTCTCACCTGACCGACAAGGGGATGCTGACAGCTGCCACAGAGGACAAGTAG